From the genome of Spirosomataceae bacterium TFI 002, one region includes:
- a CDS encoding phosphoglycerate mutase → MNKKVQLLILDGWGIPKKGEEWRSAIEAANVPFFKSLMAKYPNSTLEASGNAVGLPDGQMGNSEVGHMNLGAGRVVYQELEKINLNVRNGNLAKEPVLVNALNYAKAEGKNVHFIGLVSDGGVHSHIDHLMGLCDIASEAGVKDFYVHAFLDGRDCDPKSGKDFINELQLKLATTGGKIASIVGRYYAMDRDKRWDRVKLAYDAMVKGEGETRVSNGGLASVIQEAYDNGVTDEFMKPIVVEHRDGKPVATIQEGDVVLCFNFRTDRGREITEVLTQKDFPEQNMKALKLKYLTMTNYNETFKNVEVIYEKDNLVNTLGEVLSAAGKKQIRIAETEKYPHVTFFFSGGREREFDGESRLMAPSPKDVATYDMKPEMAAKDIRDKIVPELRKGDVDFVCLNFANPDMVGHTGDFQAVVKAVETVDACLKDVVEAGIANGYTSLIIADHGNADYMLNDDKTVNTAHSLNLVPFIVVDNDYHGKPKDGKLGDIAPTILSIMDVAIPAEMDGNILL, encoded by the coding sequence TTGAATAAGAAAGTACAACTATTAATATTGGATGGCTGGGGTATTCCCAAAAAAGGCGAAGAATGGAGATCTGCAATTGAAGCAGCCAATGTTCCTTTTTTCAAAAGCCTAATGGCCAAATACCCAAATAGCACTTTGGAAGCTTCTGGAAATGCAGTAGGCTTGCCAGATGGTCAAATGGGAAATTCCGAAGTGGGTCATATGAATCTAGGAGCTGGTAGAGTAGTGTATCAGGAACTAGAAAAAATCAACCTAAACGTACGAAACGGAAACTTAGCGAAAGAGCCGGTTCTTGTAAATGCACTTAACTACGCCAAGGCAGAAGGTAAAAATGTACACTTCATTGGTTTGGTATCAGACGGCGGAGTCCATTCACATATTGACCATTTGATGGGCCTATGTGATATCGCTTCTGAGGCAGGAGTGAAAGACTTTTATGTTCATGCTTTTTTAGATGGTAGAGATTGTGATCCTAAATCGGGCAAGGACTTTATAAACGAGTTACAACTTAAACTTGCTACTACTGGAGGGAAAATCGCATCAATTGTAGGAAGATATTACGCCATGGATCGTGATAAGCGATGGGATCGTGTAAAATTAGCCTATGATGCTATGGTAAAAGGAGAAGGTGAAACTCGCGTCAGCAACGGCGGATTGGCAAGTGTAATTCAAGAGGCATACGACAATGGTGTTACCGACGAATTCATGAAACCTATTGTGGTTGAACATAGAGATGGAAAGCCTGTTGCAACAATCCAAGAAGGTGACGTTGTACTTTGTTTCAACTTTAGAACAGATAGAGGTAGAGAGATTACAGAAGTGCTTACGCAAAAAGACTTTCCTGAGCAAAACATGAAAGCTCTTAAGCTTAAGTATCTTACGATGACAAATTATAACGAGACTTTCAAGAACGTGGAAGTTATCTATGAAAAGGATAATTTGGTAAATACATTAGGAGAGGTTCTATCTGCTGCCGGTAAAAAACAGATAAGAATTGCCGAAACTGAGAAATATCCTCACGTTACGTTTTTCTTCTCAGGCGGTAGAGAGAGAGAATTTGACGGAGAAAGCAGATTGATGGCTCCATCACCAAAAGATGTAGCTACTTATGACATGAAACCAGAAATGGCTGCTAAAGATATAAGAGACAAAATTGTACCTGAGCTTAGGAAGGGTGATGTCGACTTTGTGTGTCTCAACTTTGCAAACCCAGATATGGTAGGTCATACTGGAGATTTCCAAGCAGTTGTAAAAGCCGTAGAAACTGTAGACGCTTGTTTAAAAGACGTTGTGGAAGCGGGTATCGCGAATGGCTATACATCTCTTATCATTGCAGATCATGGTAATGCAGACTATATGCTCAATGACGACAAAACAGTAAATACTGCTCACTCACTCAACCTTGTTCCTTTCATTGTGGTTGATAATGACTACCATGGAAAACCTAAAGACGGAAAGTTGGGAGATATAGCTCCAACAATACTAAGCATCATGGATGTAGCCATTCCTGCTGAAATGGATGGAAATATCTTGTTGTAA
- a CDS encoding Predicted Zn-dependent peptidase, which produces MINYEHFQLANGLNVYLHKDKTTPIAAFNLIYNVGSRDEDEHKTGFAHLFEHLMFGGSKNIPSYDEPLQLVGGENNAFTSPDITNYYITLPAENIETAFWLESDRMMSLSFDPEVLEIQRKVVIEEFKQRYLNQPYGDVWLKLRPLAYEKHPYKWATIGKEISHIEDATMEDVKAFFFKFYRPNNANLVVAGDFEIEQIKDLAEKWFGPIPAGEKVEKSFPQEEEQLEARIMRTSAKVPLSAVYKAYKMPGRFEKDFHATDLLSDMLGRGKSSRLYTTLVKDQKLFNNISSYVTASLDTGLLVIQGNVNKGVSLEKANEAVDQIVAAFMNEKYDEKELEKVKNQSESTMLFSEVELLNRAMNLAMAANAGNAEWVNVDKDLVKNIEIKDIEKAAKTVLRANNSSTLLYEAAE; this is translated from the coding sequence ATGATAAATTACGAGCATTTTCAATTGGCCAACGGCCTCAATGTCTACCTTCATAAAGACAAAACAACTCCTATTGCAGCTTTTAATCTGATATATAATGTCGGAAGCAGAGATGAGGATGAACACAAAACTGGCTTTGCTCACCTATTTGAGCATTTGATGTTTGGTGGTTCTAAAAACATACCTTCGTACGACGAACCATTGCAACTGGTTGGCGGTGAAAATAATGCTTTCACCTCTCCTGATATTACCAACTACTATATAACTCTTCCAGCAGAAAATATTGAAACGGCATTTTGGTTAGAATCTGACCGAATGATGAGTCTTTCTTTTGACCCAGAAGTACTCGAGATACAACGTAAAGTAGTAATTGAGGAATTCAAACAAAGGTACTTAAATCAACCTTACGGAGATGTTTGGTTGAAACTAAGACCATTGGCTTACGAAAAACATCCTTACAAATGGGCGACCATTGGTAAAGAGATTAGCCATATAGAGGATGCAACCATGGAAGATGTAAAAGCATTTTTCTTTAAATTCTATAGGCCAAATAACGCGAACTTAGTTGTTGCAGGGGATTTTGAAATAGAGCAAATCAAAGATTTGGCTGAAAAATGGTTTGGGCCAATTCCGGCCGGTGAAAAAGTAGAAAAAAGCTTCCCGCAAGAAGAAGAGCAATTGGAAGCTAGGATAATGAGAACAAGTGCCAAAGTCCCTTTATCTGCCGTCTATAAGGCTTATAAAATGCCGGGAAGGTTTGAGAAAGATTTTCATGCAACTGATTTACTTAGCGATATGTTAGGTAGAGGTAAGTCTTCGAGATTGTACACCACTCTTGTAAAAGACCAAAAGCTCTTTAATAATATCTCTAGTTACGTTACAGCCTCCCTTGATACGGGATTGCTTGTTATACAAGGAAATGTAAATAAGGGAGTGAGTCTTGAAAAGGCAAATGAAGCTGTAGATCAAATTGTCGCAGCATTCATGAATGAGAAGTATGATGAAAAAGAACTTGAAAAAGTTAAGAACCAGTCAGAATCCACCATGCTGTTTTCAGAAGTTGAACTCCTAAATAGAGCAATGAACCTTGCAATGGCGGCAAATGCAGGAAATGCAGAATGGGTAAATGTGGACAAAGACTTAGTTAAAAACATTGAAATCAAGGATATAGAAAAAGCTGCTAAAACAGTACTTCGTGCTAATAATTCAAGCACACTTTTGTACGAAGCAGCGGAATAA
- a CDS encoding Competence protein CoiA-like family protein: protein MKKRELFIGLRDGLAVSIHDVENGLKCKCICPKCGNLLVAHQGKNIAWHFKHHNSEDCEGALESSIHLAAKQLLLGKKIFYLGKLYKKVEGIGFLKILDPKRKGFKSKEVILEQEVANFKPDVIVKCDVEIAGITYERILFVEIYVTHEVDEVKRKKIIDYGTSAIQIDLSNTDRIASIKDIWKEMKLQRNLEWIYNSRSDKLTAKAILKEKTELENRKRQNEIMQKEKIDSDSITYEYQSKKFENSGLSKFKIYGYFYRKHTSNDGVVYCPKLQDKLNPKLSITECESCDYHEGIFPQSVSFEYSRFSLCSLNRESRLGSIEFVKSKNKR from the coding sequence ATGAAAAAAAGAGAGCTTTTTATTGGCTTAAGAGACGGTCTAGCAGTTAGTATACATGATGTAGAAAATGGTTTGAAATGTAAATGTATTTGCCCGAAATGCGGAAATTTATTAGTTGCACATCAAGGAAAAAACATTGCATGGCATTTCAAACATCATAATTCAGAGGATTGTGAAGGTGCTTTAGAGTCAAGTATCCATTTGGCAGCGAAACAGTTATTGCTAGGAAAAAAAATATTTTACCTTGGTAAGCTTTATAAAAAAGTTGAAGGAATTGGTTTTTTAAAAATATTAGACCCAAAACGGAAAGGATTCAAGAGTAAAGAAGTAATTCTAGAACAGGAGGTTGCTAACTTCAAACCTGATGTTATTGTAAAATGTGATGTTGAAATAGCAGGTATAACCTATGAAAGAATACTTTTTGTGGAGATTTATGTAACTCATGAAGTTGATGAAGTAAAAAGGAAAAAGATTATAGATTATGGTACTTCTGCAATCCAAATAGACTTGAGTAATACTGATAGGATTGCATCAATTAAAGATATTTGGAAAGAAATGAAATTGCAGAGAAATCTTGAATGGATTTATAATTCAAGAAGTGATAAACTGACAGCCAAAGCAATCCTGAAAGAAAAAACAGAACTAGAAAATCGAAAGCGTCAAAATGAAATTATGCAGAAAGAGAAGATTGATAGTGATAGCATAACTTACGAATACCAATCGAAAAAATTTGAGAATAGTGGACTTTCGAAATTCAAAATATACGGTTACTTTTACAGAAAACATACATCTAATGATGGCGTTGTTTATTGTCCAAAACTACAAGATAAACTGAACCCTAAGTTATCAATAACTGAATGTGAGTCTTGTGATTATCATGAAGGTATTTTTCCTCAATCTGTAAGTTTTGAATACTCGAGGTTCTCTTTGTGTAGTTTAAATCGTGAAAGTCGATTAGGAAGTATTGAATTCGTCAAATCAAAAAATAAAAGATAG
- a CDS encoding thiol peroxidase (atypical 2-Cys peroxiredoxin) encodes MAQITLKGNAINTSGNLPEIGQAAANFDLVKNDLSKVNLDNYKGQKVVLNIFPSIDTGTCAASVRKFNQEAANLNNTKVLCISRDLPFAQARFCGAEGLNNVETLSDFATGDFGKNYGLDIIDGPLANLHSRAVVVLDEQGNVTYTEQVPEIVDEPNYDAVLKVLA; translated from the coding sequence ATGGCACAAATTACATTAAAAGGAAACGCAATAAATACAAGTGGTAACTTACCTGAAATAGGACAAGCTGCAGCAAATTTTGATTTAGTTAAGAACGACTTATCAAAAGTAAACTTGGATAATTATAAAGGACAAAAAGTCGTTTTGAATATATTTCCAAGTATAGATACTGGTACTTGTGCGGCTTCGGTGCGTAAGTTTAACCAAGAAGCTGCGAATCTAAACAACACAAAGGTTTTATGTATTTCTAGAGATTTACCATTTGCTCAGGCACGTTTTTGTGGAGCAGAAGGACTTAATAATGTAGAAACACTATCTGACTTTGCAACTGGAGATTTTGGCAAAAATTATGGACTTGATATCATTGACGGCCCATTAGCCAATTTGCACTCAAGAGCAGTTGTAGTTTTGGACGAGCAGGGAAATGTTACTTATACAGAGCAAGTTCCAGAAATCGTTGACGAACCAAATTACGATGCGGTATTGAAGGTTTTGGCATAA
- a CDS encoding RNA polymerase sigma-70 factor, ECF subfamily, producing MEEKDLLIQLKARNESAFKHLVDQYQGRVYNTVLSITQQHTEAEDLAQEVFIEVYQSIEKFKGESKLSTWIYRIATNKSLERIRRQKTAKRFSFITSLFGKNDELVHQGKDFEHPGIQLEQKENAKRLFAAISILPENQKVAYTLHNIEGLSYEQITEVMDMSKSSVESLIFRAKQNLKKELENYYKQNFNYE from the coding sequence TTGGAAGAAAAAGACCTTTTAATACAACTCAAAGCTAGAAATGAATCCGCATTCAAACACTTGGTCGATCAGTACCAAGGTAGAGTGTACAACACGGTATTGTCTATTACGCAACAACATACCGAGGCCGAAGATCTAGCACAAGAAGTATTTATTGAGGTTTATCAATCGATCGAAAAGTTTAAGGGAGAATCAAAACTCTCTACTTGGATTTATCGCATTGCTACGAATAAGTCTTTGGAACGTATTCGACGCCAGAAAACAGCCAAAAGATTCAGCTTTATTACAAGTCTATTTGGCAAAAATGACGAATTGGTGCACCAAGGGAAGGATTTTGAACATCCAGGAATACAGCTAGAACAAAAGGAAAATGCCAAAAGACTATTTGCCGCAATTTCGATTTTGCCTGAAAACCAAAAAGTAGCCTATACGCTACATAATATTGAAGGCTTGAGTTACGAACAAATAACCGAGGTAATGGACATGAGTAAATCATCAGTTGAATCCTTGATTTTCAGAGCGAAGCAAAACTTAAAAAAAGAATTAGAAAATTATTATAAACAGAATTTCAATTATGAATAA
- a CDS encoding inorganic phosphate transporter, PiT family has product MPDIELSVLLLLGLALLAACVFEFINGFHDTANAVATVIYTKSLGPTQAVILSGVFNFIGVITGGLGVGLSIINLLPIDLVIDLNVYHTIAMVMSILISAILWNFGTWYFGLPSSSSHTLIGSILGVGIGFAFLPTNDTGLAALNWDKVIKVFSGLLMAPVIGFSLAMLLMYIIKNVVNKKRRDELFEEPKKDSKPPKWIKWTLISTCTLVSFAHGRNDGQKGIGLIMLILIGVLPSYFATHSEKSLSNLQPEIAEISQLVEKANFDQQNPESFKLVQSLNEELIFLNTTVSSNSESHKPSIRRTILQISNNTKQLLEINKNSLSEQQKSRLKELAVNEESGIRKAIDYAPFWVILMVSLSLGFGTMFGWKRIVVTIGEKIGKSHLTYAQGASAELVAAATIGLASGLGMPVSTTHTLSSGIAGTMVASKGLGNLQKSTIRNILIAWVLTLPVSMFISGSLFLIFRSFMN; this is encoded by the coding sequence ATGCCCGATATTGAGCTTAGTGTTTTACTATTATTAGGGCTTGCACTTTTAGCAGCTTGTGTCTTTGAATTTATCAATGGATTTCACGATACAGCAAATGCTGTCGCCACTGTTATTTACACAAAATCACTTGGCCCTACTCAAGCAGTTATACTCTCCGGAGTTTTCAACTTCATTGGTGTTATTACCGGTGGATTGGGAGTTGGATTGAGTATTATAAATCTACTTCCCATTGATCTTGTAATAGACTTAAATGTCTACCACACCATCGCAATGGTGATGTCCATCCTAATTTCTGCTATTCTTTGGAATTTCGGAACTTGGTATTTTGGCTTACCATCTTCTAGCTCACATACGTTAATAGGCTCAATACTTGGGGTAGGAATAGGTTTTGCTTTTTTGCCGACTAACGATACTGGCCTTGCTGCTCTTAACTGGGATAAGGTAATTAAAGTCTTTTCTGGACTGTTAATGGCTCCAGTAATTGGTTTTAGCCTGGCAATGCTTTTAATGTACATTATTAAAAATGTAGTCAATAAAAAGCGTAGAGATGAGTTATTTGAGGAGCCTAAAAAAGACTCTAAACCACCTAAGTGGATAAAATGGACATTGATTTCAACTTGTACTTTAGTAAGTTTTGCTCACGGTCGTAATGATGGGCAAAAAGGAATTGGGCTTATCATGCTTATTCTAATTGGGGTACTTCCAAGCTATTTTGCAACCCACTCGGAAAAATCCCTTTCTAACTTACAACCAGAAATCGCAGAAATTAGTCAATTAGTAGAAAAAGCTAATTTTGACCAACAAAACCCTGAGAGCTTTAAACTTGTCCAAAGTTTAAATGAAGAACTAATCTTTTTAAATACCACGGTAAGCTCCAACTCAGAAAGTCATAAACCATCTATTCGTCGAACAATTCTTCAGATTTCTAACAATACGAAACAACTATTAGAAATTAACAAAAATAGCCTTTCAGAACAGCAGAAAAGCAGGTTGAAGGAATTGGCCGTTAATGAAGAATCTGGTATTAGAAAAGCTATTGATTATGCCCCATTTTGGGTAATTTTAATGGTTTCTCTCTCTTTAGGATTCGGGACGATGTTTGGCTGGAAACGTATTGTAGTTACGATCGGCGAGAAAATAGGAAAATCTCACCTTACATACGCTCAAGGAGCATCAGCCGAATTAGTTGCCGCTGCTACGATTGGGTTGGCGTCAGGACTTGGGATGCCAGTATCAACAACACATACCTTATCGTCTGGAATTGCCGGTACCATGGTTGCGAGCAAAGGACTTGGGAACTTACAGAAAAGTACAATAAGAAATATCCTCATAGCTTGGGTGCTTACGCTTCCCGTTTCAATGTTTATTTCAGGTTCTCTATTTTTAATATTTAGATCATTTATGAACTAG
- a CDS encoding Lipocalin-like domain-containing protein, whose translation MKKLLFLPLFALLFNACTSSDVEPKKEFVGKWKINSFQVNLKMSGEQPENEVEDVSGKEIILEFKEDGTFTSSYVPTGDEDFELFPVSTATYSVQNDEYILISSKNEMGDNETIKYKYEINNDQLVLSMDKELVKEAFANALKLEAAALAAFGITAEDLLLEIFVDIESYDLSILMVKAN comes from the coding sequence ATGAAAAAACTACTATTTCTACCACTATTTGCTTTACTATTTAATGCTTGTACTTCAAGCGATGTTGAACCCAAAAAAGAGTTTGTTGGCAAATGGAAAATTAACTCATTTCAAGTCAATTTGAAAATGTCTGGTGAGCAACCAGAAAATGAAGTTGAGGACGTTTCCGGAAAGGAAATAATACTGGAATTTAAGGAAGATGGGACTTTTACTTCTTCTTATGTACCCACAGGTGATGAGGATTTTGAGCTTTTCCCTGTTTCTACCGCTACGTACAGTGTTCAAAATGATGAGTACATTTTGATTTCATCCAAAAACGAAATGGGTGATAACGAAACTATTAAATATAAGTATGAGATCAACAATGACCAGTTGGTATTATCTATGGATAAAGAATTGGTAAAGGAGGCATTTGCAAATGCTTTAAAACTGGAAGCTGCTGCGTTAGCTGCATTTGGAATTACAGCTGAAGATCTGTTGTTAGAAATTTTCGTAGATATTGAATCTTATGACTTAAGTATCTTAATGGTAAAAGCCAACTAA
- a CDS encoding Predicted metal-dependent hydrolase, TIM-barrel fold, with translation MRRARKATQEQVNVESGILHGLQTVLTKTKNMKLKLLILLAISSVAYTQQITIGDNAGDVTFEEYNPKSTLVVDANVPTRAKFPFIDVHNHQWSMDTKASLDGLIEDMDSLNMRVMVNLSGRGWTREVDKSTAILESYIGAVNENYPDRFVIFTNIDFNDIDKPGWTERAVKMLEDDVKRGAKGLKIYKSLGFSVTNSDGSIVAVDDARIDPVWAKAGELGIPVLIHTADPAPFWDPLNAMNERWLELKTHPRRKKDASKGDYSWEELIEQQHNVFRKNKNTTFIAAHMGWYPNNLPKLDSILTEMPNVMVEIGAVIAELGRQPRAANKFFTKWQDRVLFGKDSWKPEEYETYFRVLETEDEYFRYHKKYHAYWPMYGLGLSDTVLKKLYYKNALRIIPGLDASAFPE, from the coding sequence ATGAGACGAGCTAGAAAGGCAACCCAAGAACAAGTAAATGTTGAATCGGGAATATTACACGGTTTACAAACCGTTTTAACCAAAACAAAAAATATGAAATTAAAGCTTCTCATTTTATTAGCAATTAGCAGTGTAGCGTACACTCAACAAATCACCATCGGTGATAATGCTGGGGACGTCACTTTTGAAGAATACAATCCTAAATCTACGCTCGTAGTAGATGCCAATGTGCCTACTAGAGCTAAGTTTCCGTTTATAGATGTACACAATCATCAATGGAGCATGGACACAAAAGCAAGCCTTGATGGACTAATCGAAGATATGGATAGCCTGAATATGCGTGTCATGGTAAACCTTAGTGGGCGAGGCTGGACTAGAGAGGTTGACAAATCAACTGCAATTTTGGAAAGTTATATTGGAGCTGTAAATGAAAACTATCCAGATCGTTTTGTGATTTTCACAAACATAGATTTCAACGATATTGACAAGCCAGGATGGACAGAGCGTGCCGTAAAAATGCTTGAAGATGATGTTAAAAGAGGAGCAAAAGGTTTAAAGATTTATAAGTCACTCGGATTTTCGGTAACCAATAGTGATGGATCTATCGTAGCAGTAGATGATGCTCGCATAGACCCTGTGTGGGCAAAAGCTGGCGAATTAGGAATACCAGTATTGATTCACACAGCAGATCCAGCTCCTTTCTGGGACCCGTTGAATGCAATGAACGAGCGTTGGTTGGAATTGAAAACTCACCCACGAAGAAAGAAAGACGCTTCCAAAGGAGATTATTCATGGGAAGAATTGATTGAGCAACAACATAACGTTTTCAGAAAAAACAAAAACACAACTTTTATTGCCGCACACATGGGATGGTACCCAAATAACCTACCCAAGCTAGATAGTATTCTTACTGAAATGCCAAATGTAATGGTGGAAATAGGTGCAGTAATTGCAGAGCTTGGTCGCCAGCCAAGAGCGGCGAATAAGTTCTTTACAAAATGGCAAGATAGAGTGCTTTTTGGAAAAGATTCTTGGAAGCCAGAAGAGTACGAAACTTACTTTAGGGTTTTAGAAACTGAAGATGAATATTTCAGGTATCATAAGAAATATCACGCTTATTGGCCAATGTACGGACTCGGCTTGTCTGATACTGTCTTGAAAAAATTATACTACAAAAATGCCCTAAGAATCATTCCTGGATTGGATGCAAGTGCTTTTCCAGAGTGA
- a CDS encoding 2-C-methyl-D-erythritol 2,4-cyclodiphosphate synthase, translated as MKIKIGHGYDVHQLAEGYKLTLGGIEIPHHVGSMGHSDADVLLHAICDAMLGALSLGDIGLHFKNTDPQWRGADSKIFLKEVNRMINEKGWKLGNIDSTLILQEPKIGKYVPAMKTAIATALGIEEDCISIKATTAETMGFVGRKEGLEAHAVCLLFGI; from the coding sequence ATGAAGATCAAAATAGGACACGGATATGATGTCCATCAGCTAGCAGAAGGGTATAAACTGACACTTGGAGGTATAGAAATTCCTCATCATGTAGGTTCCATGGGGCACTCAGATGCCGATGTTTTACTGCATGCAATATGCGATGCAATGTTAGGTGCATTGTCACTGGGAGATATAGGATTGCATTTCAAAAATACAGACCCACAATGGAGAGGTGCAGATAGCAAAATTTTCTTGAAGGAAGTAAATCGCATGATTAACGAGAAAGGCTGGAAACTTGGAAATATAGATTCTACCTTGATTTTGCAAGAACCCAAAATTGGAAAGTATGTACCGGCTATGAAAACCGCAATTGCAACAGCCTTAGGAATAGAAGAAGATTGTATCAGCATTAAAGCGACAACAGCAGAAACCATGGGTTTTGTAGGAAGAAAAGAAGGCCTAGAGGCTCATGCCGTATGCCTCTTGTTCGGTATTTGA
- a CDS encoding xylulokinase, with the protein MLLLGIDIGTSSIKASVVDAETKKVVASAQYPDKEVAIDSPKPGWAEQEPEMWWENTKKAIKRVINEGDFNPKRIASIGISYQMHGLVMVDKDQKVLRPSIIWCDSRAVEIGAKAFEEIGEEKALSRLLNSPGNFTASKLAWVKQNEPALFEKCYKVMLPGDFIGMKLTGEITTSNSGLSEGIFWDFCDNQVSNDVMKQYGFGMDLIPAIKPVFSNHGEITKEVMGELGLPLGIPVSYKAGDQPNNALSLNVLNPGEIAATAGTSGVVYAVSDQVSYDEKSRINSFAHVNHQLEDQTRIGILLCINGTGILNSWVKHNVGKGLDYPEMNKAAESVAIGSNGLVVLPFGNGAERMLENKQVGAHFQHLNFNQHTDAHIFRASQEGIAFSLKYGFDMMQANGVDPKVIRAGKANMFLSDVFSDALVNVTNIPVELYDTDGAKGAALGGGFGAGLFTSLESAMSGLTLLKTISPDASKNEAYQDAYYKWEKALACLL; encoded by the coding sequence ATGCTCTTACTAGGAATAGACATAGGAACCTCATCCATCAAAGCATCTGTAGTGGATGCAGAAACTAAGAAAGTTGTAGCTTCGGCCCAGTACCCCGATAAGGAAGTTGCCATAGATTCTCCAAAGCCGGGTTGGGCTGAGCAAGAGCCAGAAATGTGGTGGGAGAACACTAAAAAGGCTATCAAGCGAGTAATAAATGAGGGAGATTTTAACCCCAAAAGAATTGCCTCTATAGGGATATCTTATCAAATGCATGGCTTAGTGATGGTCGATAAAGATCAAAAAGTATTAAGACCAAGTATCATATGGTGCGATAGCCGAGCTGTGGAAATAGGAGCAAAGGCTTTTGAAGAAATAGGAGAGGAGAAAGCATTAAGTAGATTGTTGAATTCTCCTGGGAACTTCACAGCGTCTAAACTCGCATGGGTGAAGCAAAATGAACCAGCCTTGTTTGAGAAATGCTATAAGGTTATGCTACCGGGTGATTTTATAGGAATGAAACTCACAGGAGAAATTACCACTTCTAACTCAGGCTTGTCAGAAGGGATATTTTGGGATTTTTGCGATAATCAAGTATCAAACGATGTAATGAAGCAATATGGTTTCGGCATGGATTTGATTCCAGCTATAAAACCTGTTTTCTCAAATCATGGAGAAATAACAAAAGAGGTGATGGGTGAATTGGGTTTACCTCTCGGTATTCCTGTAAGTTATAAAGCTGGAGATCAGCCTAATAATGCTTTATCGCTCAACGTCCTTAACCCTGGAGAAATTGCGGCTACGGCAGGTACAAGTGGTGTTGTATACGCTGTAAGTGATCAAGTATCTTATGACGAGAAATCAAGAATTAACTCTTTTGCACACGTAAATCACCAATTGGAGGATCAAACAAGAATTGGAATTTTACTTTGTATCAATGGAACTGGAATTCTTAATAGTTGGGTAAAACACAATGTAGGAAAAGGACTTGATTATCCGGAAATGAACAAGGCCGCCGAAAGTGTTGCTATTGGTAGCAATGGCTTGGTGGTGCTACCATTTGGTAACGGTGCTGAGCGAATGCTAGAAAACAAGCAAGTTGGTGCACATTTCCAGCACTTGAACTTTAATCAGCATACAGATGCTCATATTTTTAGAGCAAGTCAGGAAGGAATTGCCTTTTCTCTCAAGTATGGTTTTGACATGATGCAAGCAAATGGAGTAGACCCAAAAGTGATTCGTGCTGGAAAAGCAAATATGTTCCTTAGTGATGTTTTTTCAGATGCTTTGGTAAATGTAACTAATATACCGGTAGAGCTTTATGATACAGATGGAGCCAAAGGTGCAGCACTTGGAGGAGGTTTTGGAGCTGGATTGTTTACATCTCTTGAAAGTGCAATGTCAGGCTTAACTTTACTCAAAACCATATCACCTGATGCTTCTAAAAATGAAGCCTATCAAGATGCATATTACAAATGGGAGAAAGCTTTGGCTTGTCTACTTTGA
- a CDS encoding Uncharacterized conserved protein YehS, DUF1456 family, whose translation MDNNDILRRLRYAFDLSDSEMIKVFGFAELEVDRATVSNWLKKDSDEDFKAMVDQELAIFLNGFIISQRGKKDGKTPPPEVRLNNNLILRKLKIALSYTDEDILAALKTMDLRLSKSEINAFFRNPKQEQYRACGDQVLRKFIYGLQKLFRPEE comes from the coding sequence ATGGACAATAATGATATTCTTCGCCGATTACGCTATGCTTTTGACCTTAGCGATTCAGAAATGATAAAAGTTTTTGGTTTTGCCGAACTTGAAGTAGATAGAGCTACGGTGAGTAATTGGCTCAAAAAAGACTCTGATGAGGACTTTAAGGCTATGGTTGATCAAGAATTAGCTATTTTCTTGAATGGATTCATTATTTCGCAAAGAGGAAAAAAAGATGGCAAAACACCTCCCCCAGAGGTAAGATTAAATAACAATCTAATTCTCCGCAAACTGAAAATCGCGTTGAGCTATACCGACGAAGATATTTTGGCGGCACTCAAAACAATGGATCTAAGATTGAGCAAAAGTGAGATTAACGCTTTTTTCCGTAACCCTAAGCAAGAACAATATAGAGCTTGTGGAGACCAGGTACTTCGTAAGTTTATTTATGGCCTACAAAAATTATTTCGCCCCGAGGAATAA